The following coding sequences lie in one Streptomyces xiamenensis genomic window:
- a CDS encoding ABC transporter ATP-binding protein, which translates to MTTRGGRRGRGLYRRGDFGTVTADPVLRAVGLTRVHGHGDNAITAVDGVDLDIPTGQMLAVTGPSGCGKSTLLRLLGGLDRPDEGEVWLGGRRIDLLGERALARLRRRTVGFVHQDFQLMDELTAAENVELPALLAGDAPRTARGRAAALLDRVGMADRDRHLPSELSGGQRQRVAIARALVNTPLVVFADEPTGNLDTAATHDILRLFADLRAAGQTLVLVTHDERVAATADRVVSLRDGVSAGDTPLVVGGSRLGGLLGWER; encoded by the coding sequence ATGACGACGCGAGGCGGACGGAGGGGCAGAGGGCTGTACCGGCGCGGCGACTTCGGGACCGTGACGGCGGATCCGGTGCTGCGGGCCGTCGGCCTGACCCGGGTCCACGGGCACGGTGACAACGCGATCACGGCCGTCGATGGGGTCGACCTCGACATACCCACCGGGCAGATGCTGGCCGTGACCGGTCCCAGTGGCTGCGGCAAGTCGACTCTGCTGCGTCTGCTGGGCGGCCTCGACCGACCCGACGAGGGTGAGGTGTGGCTCGGTGGGCGGCGCATCGATCTGCTCGGCGAGCGCGCGCTCGCTCGGCTGCGGCGCCGCACCGTCGGCTTCGTGCACCAGGACTTCCAGCTGATGGACGAACTGACCGCGGCCGAGAACGTCGAACTGCCCGCGCTGCTCGCCGGTGACGCACCGCGCACCGCCCGCGGTCGCGCCGCCGCCCTTCTCGACCGTGTCGGGATGGCCGACCGGGACCGGCACCTGCCCTCCGAGTTGTCCGGGGGTCAGCGGCAGCGTGTCGCCATCGCCCGTGCCCTGGTCAACACACCTCTCGTGGTTTTCGCCGACGAGCCCACCGGGAACCTCGACACCGCCGCGACCCACGACATCCTGCGCCTCTTCGCCGACCTGCGGGCCGCTGGGCAGACCCTCGTACTCGTCACCCATGACGAACGCGTGGCCGCCACCGCGGACCGGGTCGTTTCCCTTCGCGACGGGGTGTCGGCCGGGGACACTCCCCTGGTTGTGGGCGGCTCGCGGCTCGGCGGGCTTCTCGGCTGGGAGAGGTGA
- the priA gene encoding bifunctional 1-(5-phosphoribosyl)-5-((5-phosphoribosylamino)methylideneamino)imidazole-4-carboxamide isomerase/phosphoribosylanthranilate isomerase PriA has product MTNTANTAKLELLPAVDVRDGQAVRLVHGESGSETSYGDPLAAALEWQRAGAEWLHLVDLDAAFGTGDNREQIADVVRSMDIKVELSGGIRDDASLAAALGTGCTRVNLGTAALESPAWVARVIAEYGDRIAVGLDVRGTTLRGRGWTRDGGDLYETLARLDSEGCARYVVTDIAKDGTLQGPNLELLKNVCAATDRPVVASGGVSSLDDLRALATLVPQGVEGAIVGKALYAKAFTLEEALKSV; this is encoded by the coding sequence GTGACGAACACCGCGAACACCGCGAAGTTGGAACTCCTGCCGGCCGTCGACGTACGGGACGGGCAGGCCGTACGGCTGGTGCACGGCGAGTCGGGGTCGGAGACCTCCTACGGCGACCCGCTGGCCGCCGCCCTGGAGTGGCAGCGGGCGGGCGCCGAGTGGCTCCACCTGGTGGATCTGGACGCGGCGTTCGGAACCGGCGACAACCGCGAGCAGATCGCGGACGTGGTGCGCTCGATGGACATCAAGGTCGAACTGTCCGGCGGCATCCGGGACGACGCCTCGCTGGCGGCGGCCCTGGGCACCGGCTGCACCCGGGTCAACCTGGGCACGGCGGCGCTGGAGTCGCCCGCGTGGGTGGCGCGGGTGATCGCCGAGTACGGCGACCGGATCGCGGTGGGGCTGGACGTGCGCGGCACGACGCTGCGCGGGCGCGGCTGGACGCGGGACGGCGGCGACCTGTACGAGACGCTGGCCCGGCTCGACTCCGAGGGCTGCGCGCGGTACGTGGTGACCGACATCGCCAAGGACGGCACCCTTCAGGGCCCCAACCTGGAGTTGCTGAAGAACGTGTGCGCGGCGACCGACCGTCCCGTGGTGGCCTCCGGCGGCGTGTCCTCCCTCGATGACCTGCGGGCCCTTGCGACGCTGGTGCCGCAGGGTGTGGAGGGTGCGATCGTCGGCAAGGCGCTGTATGCCAAGGCATTCACGCTGGAGGAGGCGCTGAAGTCCGTATGA
- a CDS encoding DUF4328 domain-containing protein: MNAPQCWNCWQQPAALPDGLCQPCAQAVPYPQRQPQGVPPYAGAPQGGPQPYPVPHGGPQPYPVPHGGPQPYYGAPLQPYPPHGPAHFADPQGLATAVTVLLGVCIAAWTVAVLAGGQLYGLLLDVEQGRFVSSSEADSADSFYTMSGILQALAMLATAVVFIMWFYRVRVNAEVFDPYGQRMKRGWAVGGWLVPIVNFWFPKKIANDIWRASAPGGERQGTGVLTAWWVLWLITAFLDRASFRTMNREEASFAEELSNMQQSVSMTLVSDLLGIVAAVLAIIVVRRLTQWQLMKYAQGPMPMPKAAPYPPVTAPWPPQAPGAPGTPGTPPPPM, translated from the coding sequence ATGAACGCGCCACAGTGCTGGAACTGTTGGCAGCAGCCGGCCGCCTTGCCGGACGGGCTGTGTCAGCCGTGCGCGCAGGCGGTTCCGTATCCGCAGCGGCAGCCGCAGGGCGTGCCGCCGTACGCCGGGGCGCCGCAGGGCGGACCGCAGCCGTACCCCGTGCCGCATGGTGGACCGCAGCCGTACCCCGTGCCGCATGGTGGACCGCAGCCGTACTACGGTGCTCCGCTCCAGCCGTATCCGCCGCACGGGCCGGCTCACTTCGCCGACCCGCAGGGGCTGGCGACGGCGGTCACGGTGCTGTTGGGGGTGTGCATAGCCGCCTGGACCGTCGCCGTGCTGGCGGGCGGACAGTTGTACGGGTTGCTGCTCGATGTGGAGCAGGGGCGCTTCGTCAGCAGTAGCGAGGCGGACAGCGCCGATTCCTTCTATACGATGTCCGGCATCCTGCAGGCGTTGGCGATGCTGGCCACCGCCGTGGTGTTCATCATGTGGTTCTACCGGGTCAGGGTGAACGCCGAGGTCTTCGACCCGTACGGGCAGCGGATGAAGCGGGGCTGGGCGGTGGGCGGCTGGCTGGTGCCGATCGTCAACTTCTGGTTCCCGAAGAAGATCGCCAACGACATCTGGCGGGCCAGTGCCCCCGGCGGGGAGCGCCAGGGGACCGGGGTGCTCACCGCCTGGTGGGTGTTGTGGCTGATCACGGCATTCCTGGACAGGGCGTCCTTCCGGACCATGAACCGGGAGGAGGCGAGCTTCGCCGAGGAACTGAGCAATATGCAGCAGTCGGTCAGTATGACGCTCGTGAGTGATCTGCTGGGCATCGTCGCCGCGGTGCTGGCCATCATCGTCGTCCGCCGGCTGACCCAGTGGCAGCTCATGAAGTACGCGCAGGGCCCGATGCCGATGCCGAAGGCCGCGCCGTACCCGCCGGTCACCGCGCCCTGGCCGCCGCAGGCGCCCGGCGCGCCCGGCACACCGGGCACTCCGCCGCCCCCGATGTGA
- a CDS encoding succinate dehydrogenase/fumarate reductase iron-sulfur subunit, translated as MNLTLRIWRQPGPDAQGRLTTYQVSGISPDMSFLEMLDTLNEELILADEEPVAFDHDCREGICGACGMVINGSAHGPERTTTCQLHMRNFADGDTIDIEPWRAAAFPVVKDLVVDRSAFDRIIGSGGYITAPTGAAPEAHATPVPKPDADAAFEHAECIGCGACVAACPNGSAMLFTSAKVVHLNVLPQGAPERESRVLDMVGTMDAEGFGGCTNTGECATACPKGIPLTSITTMNREYLRALRKR; from the coding sequence ATGAACCTGACCCTGCGCATCTGGCGCCAGCCGGGCCCGGACGCCCAGGGAAGACTGACGACCTATCAGGTCTCCGGGATCTCCCCGGACATGTCCTTCCTGGAGATGCTGGACACCCTCAACGAGGAGCTGATCCTGGCGGACGAGGAGCCGGTGGCCTTCGACCACGACTGCCGGGAGGGCATCTGCGGCGCCTGCGGGATGGTCATCAACGGCTCGGCGCACGGCCCGGAGCGCACCACCACCTGCCAACTGCACATGCGGAACTTCGCGGACGGCGACACGATCGACATCGAGCCGTGGCGGGCGGCGGCTTTCCCGGTGGTGAAGGACCTGGTGGTGGACCGGTCGGCGTTCGACCGGATCATCGGCTCGGGCGGCTACATCACGGCGCCGACCGGCGCCGCCCCCGAGGCCCATGCCACGCCCGTGCCCAAACCGGACGCGGACGCCGCGTTCGAGCACGCCGAGTGCATCGGCTGCGGGGCCTGCGTGGCGGCCTGCCCCAACGGTTCGGCGATGCTGTTCACCTCGGCGAAGGTGGTCCATCTCAACGTGCTGCCGCAGGGCGCCCCGGAGCGGGAGAGCCGGGTCCTGGACATGGTCGGCACGATGGACGCCGAGGGGTTCGGCGGCTGTACCAACACCGGCGAGTGCGCGACGGCCTGCCCCAAGGGCATCCCGCTGACCTCGATCACGACCATGAACCGCGAATACCTGCGGGCCCTGCGCAAGCGCTGA
- a CDS encoding LysR family transcriptional regulator: MQFQQLRYFAAVADTRHFTRAAEREHVAQPSLSQQIRALERELGAELFHRARGHITLTDAGTALLPLARRILADAETARREVQEVAQLRRGRVRLGATPSLCASLVPDVLRTFKDRYPGVDLLVHEGGSRDLVRLLASGELDLALVITPLQADAPALVTSELLREELVLISAPDGPQVPGAGRGRAPGRGSGRGRRAIGVADLREVPLVMFRRGYDLRELTVAACQQAGFEPVFSVEGGEMDAVLGFVRAGLGVAVVPSMVAARSGLPTTPFMSPGLHRTVSVAHRGDVSPPRAARELQRILMTHRGGL, translated from the coding sequence ATGCAGTTCCAGCAGCTCCGCTATTTCGCCGCCGTCGCGGACACCCGGCACTTCACCCGCGCCGCCGAGCGCGAGCACGTCGCCCAGCCGTCGCTGTCCCAGCAGATCCGGGCGCTGGAGCGGGAGCTGGGCGCGGAGCTGTTCCACCGGGCGCGCGGGCACATCACGCTCACCGACGCCGGGACGGCGCTGCTGCCGCTGGCCCGGCGGATCCTGGCGGACGCGGAGACCGCGCGCCGCGAGGTGCAGGAGGTGGCACAGCTGCGGCGCGGGCGGGTACGGCTGGGCGCCACCCCGAGCCTGTGCGCCTCGCTGGTGCCGGACGTGCTGCGGACCTTCAAGGACCGCTACCCGGGCGTCGACCTGCTGGTGCACGAGGGCGGCTCGCGGGACCTGGTGCGGCTGCTGGCGTCCGGGGAGCTGGATCTGGCCCTGGTCATCACCCCGCTCCAGGCGGACGCGCCGGCGCTGGTGACCAGCGAGCTGCTGCGGGAGGAACTGGTGCTGATCTCCGCGCCGGACGGGCCGCAGGTACCGGGTGCGGGGCGCGGCCGGGCACCGGGGCGGGGGAGCGGGCGCGGGCGCCGGGCCATCGGGGTGGCGGACCTGCGGGAAGTGCCGCTGGTGATGTTCCGGCGCGGCTACGACCTGCGGGAGCTGACGGTCGCGGCGTGCCAGCAGGCCGGGTTCGAGCCGGTGTTCAGCGTGGAGGGTGGGGAGATGGACGCGGTGCTCGGCTTCGTGCGGGCCGGGCTGGGGGTGGCGGTGGTGCCCAGCATGGTCGCGGCCCGCTCCGGGCTGCCCACGACCCCGTTCATGTCCCCGGGCCTGCACCGTACGGTCTCGGTCGCCCACCGCGGGGACGTCTCACCACCCCGGGCGGCACGCGAGCTCCAGCGGATCCTGATGACCCACCGGGGCGGGCTGTAG
- the hisF gene encoding imidazole glycerol phosphate synthase subunit HisF, producing MSLAIRVIPCLDVDAGRVVKGVNFQNLRDAGDPVEMAKVYDAEGADELTFLDITASSGNRETTYDVVRRTAEQVFIPLTVGGGVRTTDDVDRLLRAGADKVGVNTAAIARPELIREIAERFGSQVLVLSVDARRCPEGTVTASGFEVTTHGGRRGTGIDAVEWAERAAGLGAGEILLNSMDADGTKDGYDTAMIASVRKRVSIPVIASGGAGRLDHFPPAIEAGADAVLAASVFHFGDLRIGEVKGALRAAGHPVR from the coding sequence ATGAGCCTGGCGATACGGGTCATTCCGTGCCTGGACGTGGACGCCGGCCGGGTGGTCAAGGGCGTCAACTTCCAGAATCTGCGCGATGCCGGGGACCCGGTGGAGATGGCCAAGGTGTACGACGCGGAGGGCGCCGACGAGCTGACCTTCCTCGACATCACCGCCTCCTCGGGCAACCGGGAGACCACCTACGACGTGGTGCGGCGCACGGCGGAGCAGGTGTTCATCCCGCTGACGGTGGGCGGCGGCGTACGCACCACGGACGACGTGGACCGGCTGCTGCGGGCGGGCGCCGACAAGGTGGGCGTGAACACGGCGGCCATCGCGCGGCCCGAGCTGATCCGCGAGATCGCGGAGCGGTTCGGCAGCCAGGTGCTGGTGCTGTCGGTGGACGCGCGGCGGTGCCCCGAGGGCACCGTGACGGCCTCGGGCTTCGAGGTCACCACGCACGGCGGCCGGCGGGGGACGGGCATCGACGCGGTGGAGTGGGCGGAGCGGGCCGCGGGCCTGGGCGCCGGTGAGATCCTGCTCAACTCGATGGACGCCGACGGCACGAAGGACGGCTACGACACGGCGATGATCGCGTCGGTGCGCAAGCGGGTGAGCATCCCCGTGATCGCGTCCGGCGGGGCGGGCCGGCTCGACCACTTCCCGCCGGCCATCGAGGCCGGAGCGGACGCGGTGCTGGCGGCGTCGGTGTTCCACTTCGGGGATCTGCGGATCGGCGAGGTGAAGGGCGCCCTGCGGGCGGCGGGACATCCGGTGCGCTGA
- a CDS encoding PadR family transcriptional regulator, with protein MQDVVLALLVKEPSHGYDLRGRLLAALGPLGETLNAGQVYVTLARLEKAGLVVQEREDASARGPRRKVYALSGAGRERVAEWLAEPAGPKADVAEFHLKLVAAAESGMAEPLALVEARRRELRRSLAEAQHAVLTHGTDCEPGLLLEGVALRLQADLCWLEACERTWATLTPYRKDGGNG; from the coding sequence GTGCAGGACGTGGTGCTGGCGCTTCTGGTCAAGGAGCCTTCGCACGGATACGACCTGCGCGGGCGGCTGCTCGCCGCGCTCGGGCCGCTCGGCGAGACACTCAATGCCGGGCAGGTGTACGTCACGCTCGCCCGGCTGGAGAAGGCGGGTCTGGTCGTACAAGAACGCGAGGACGCGTCCGCGCGTGGCCCGCGACGCAAGGTGTACGCGCTGTCCGGCGCCGGACGGGAGCGGGTGGCCGAGTGGCTGGCCGAGCCCGCCGGGCCCAAGGCGGACGTGGCGGAGTTCCATCTGAAGCTGGTGGCCGCCGCCGAGTCGGGCATGGCGGAGCCACTCGCGCTCGTCGAGGCCCGGCGCCGCGAGCTCAGGCGCAGCCTCGCCGAGGCTCAGCACGCCGTCCTCACTCACGGCACGGACTGCGAGCCCGGGCTGCTGCTGGAGGGCGTCGCACTCCGGTTGCAGGCCGATCTGTGCTGGTTGGAGGCGTGCGAGCGGACCTGGGCAACCCTCACCCCGTACAGGAAAGACGGAGGAAACGGATGA
- a CDS encoding Rid family hydrolase, with protein sequence MSGSTWEDTLGSARAVAAGDRVLVSGTAPLADGGRMSVSATDDPYEQTRAAFGDAVEALRPYGLGLEAVVRTRMYLSHVRDVEEVARAHRELFEAVRPVSTVLVTAGFVDPRVLVTVELEAYRGDERG encoded by the coding sequence ATGAGCGGCAGCACGTGGGAAGACACGCTCGGCTCGGCGCGGGCGGTGGCGGCCGGGGACCGGGTGCTGGTCTCCGGGACGGCGCCGCTCGCGGACGGCGGCCGGATGTCGGTGTCGGCCACCGACGACCCGTACGAGCAGACCCGGGCCGCCTTCGGCGACGCGGTGGAGGCGCTGCGGCCGTACGGCCTGGGCCTGGAGGCCGTGGTGCGCACCCGCATGTACCTGAGCCACGTCCGGGACGTGGAGGAGGTGGCCCGGGCGCACCGGGAACTTTTCGAGGCGGTACGGCCGGTGTCGACCGTCCTCGTGACCGCCGGATTCGTGGACCCGAGGGTGCTGGTGACGGTGGAGCTGGAAGCGTACCGAGGGGATGAGCGGGGATGA
- a CDS encoding FtsX-like permease family protein, with protein MGRLLLIWRLVARDLRRRPGEALVFLLAATAATTSLTLGMATENSVASGYTRTREATSGPDVTAITTSADPFALAGRIADAPGVDTLADPVPGFSTTVRANGRTENTTVEGRERAASAVDRPLVTSGTWVRGGGAVIERGFAQALGVRVGDRVTIGEREYPVVGTAISAATAVYPWGNWAQGPGPSDGGGRIWLTTEDARAAAGNTSPLYLLNIKLSDPEAARGWADSAFIDDLRGQEWVNTRPWQTFLEGDTRLLGSVRPTLVVGGGLLAAASLVTLASLAAVRAPRDRRRAALFKAVGATPRTVAALLLAQYLLLTVVAAAAGVIAGCLTAPALADPSAGLLNTAGPPTAGIVVAATALALLVTSIATLGPVLRTVRSSTADTLADPAHLTAHRPRLTAVTAHLPTPLLIGVRLIARRPGRAVLSAVGPAATMVMVTAVLTFQVSLAAETAQGTSTVQEIRDAVTGQVMLGVTVALGALCVLNTVFVSWSTAVQARRALAVTRTLGATPGQVVAALCVAQLLPAVVATAVGIPIGIGLFAVFSPVVVLPPGSWLAAAAPAVLLAVAALTALPAWLHTRSPAGRVLNAEPA; from the coding sequence ATGGGACGTCTGCTGCTGATCTGGCGGCTCGTCGCACGGGACCTGCGGCGCCGGCCCGGCGAGGCCCTCGTGTTCCTCCTCGCGGCCACCGCCGCCACCACGTCGCTGACCCTGGGAATGGCTACCGAGAACTCCGTGGCCAGCGGCTACACAAGGACTCGTGAGGCCACCTCGGGGCCGGACGTCACGGCCATCACCACCTCTGCGGACCCCTTCGCCCTGGCCGGACGCATCGCGGACGCCCCCGGCGTGGACACGCTCGCCGACCCGGTCCCCGGCTTCTCCACGACGGTCCGCGCCAACGGACGGACGGAGAACACCACGGTTGAGGGGCGCGAGCGCGCCGCGTCCGCCGTGGACCGGCCACTGGTGACGTCCGGCACGTGGGTACGCGGCGGCGGCGCCGTCATCGAACGCGGCTTCGCCCAGGCACTCGGCGTGCGTGTCGGAGACCGTGTCACCATCGGCGAGCGCGAGTACCCGGTTGTCGGTACAGCCATCAGCGCGGCCACCGCCGTCTATCCGTGGGGCAACTGGGCCCAGGGCCCGGGGCCGTCCGACGGCGGCGGCCGGATCTGGCTCACCACCGAAGACGCCCGCGCGGCGGCCGGGAACACCTCCCCGCTGTACCTGCTGAACATCAAGCTGTCCGACCCCGAGGCGGCACGCGGTTGGGCGGACAGCGCGTTCATCGACGACCTCAGGGGGCAGGAGTGGGTCAACACCCGTCCCTGGCAGACCTTCCTCGAGGGGGACACACGGCTGCTGGGATCCGTCCGGCCCACGCTGGTCGTCGGCGGGGGTCTCCTCGCCGCGGCCTCGCTGGTCACCCTCGCGTCGCTCGCCGCCGTGCGCGCCCCGCGGGACCGCCGGCGCGCGGCTCTGTTCAAGGCGGTCGGCGCCACGCCACGTACCGTGGCCGCGCTGCTGCTCGCGCAGTACCTGCTCCTCACCGTGGTGGCAGCCGCCGCCGGGGTCATCGCGGGTTGTCTGACCGCGCCCGCGCTGGCCGACCCCAGTGCGGGGCTGCTCAACACAGCCGGCCCTCCGACGGCCGGCATCGTCGTGGCCGCGACCGCGCTCGCCCTGCTGGTCACCTCGATCGCCACGCTCGGCCCCGTCCTGCGCACCGTGCGCTCCAGCACCGCCGACACCCTCGCCGACCCCGCCCACCTGACCGCACACCGTCCCCGGCTGACGGCTGTGACGGCCCATCTGCCCACCCCGCTCCTGATCGGAGTGCGGCTGATCGCACGGCGTCCCGGACGCGCGGTCCTGAGCGCCGTCGGCCCCGCCGCCACCATGGTGATGGTGACCGCGGTCCTCACCTTCCAGGTGTCGCTCGCGGCGGAGACCGCCCAGGGAACGTCCACCGTCCAGGAGATCCGCGACGCCGTGACAGGCCAGGTCATGCTCGGTGTCACGGTCGCCCTCGGGGCGCTGTGCGTGCTCAACACCGTCTTCGTCAGCTGGAGCACCGCGGTGCAGGCCCGGCGCGCCCTGGCCGTCACCCGCACCCTCGGCGCCACCCCCGGCCAGGTCGTCGCGGCGCTCTGCGTGGCACAACTGCTGCCCGCCGTGGTTGCGACCGCGGTGGGGATCCCGATCGGGATCGGCCTGTTCGCGGTGTTCAGCCCGGTGGTGGTACTCCCCCCGGGCAGTTGGCTCGCGGCGGCGGCCCCGGCCGTACTGCTGGCGGTAGCGGCGCTGACCGCCCTGCCCGCCTGGCTCCACACCCGCAGCCCCGCCGGCCGCGTCCTCAACGCCGAACCCGCCTGA
- a CDS encoding succinate dehydrogenase cytochrome b subunit — protein sequence MALATRTSSRSTPVLIWRSTIGKKIVMAVSGLIMLLYLISHMLGNLKVFFGPDDMNGYAHWLRTIGEPFLGHEWFIWIARVALLAAVVAHGVSAYQLSRLDRAARPVRYAHTRRRTTYATRTMRWGGVILALFIVWHILDLTTGTVNPHGVHGEAYENVVATFSTWYGNVIYITALVAVGLHIRHGLWSAVQTLGLNSRTRDRALRATANGLALLLTAGFVSVPLAVMTGIVS from the coding sequence ATGGCTCTGGCGACGCGGACGAGCAGCCGCAGCACCCCTGTCCTCATCTGGCGATCCACCATCGGCAAGAAGATCGTGATGGCCGTCTCCGGGCTGATCATGCTCCTCTACCTGATCAGCCACATGCTCGGCAATCTGAAGGTCTTCTTCGGACCCGACGACATGAACGGCTACGCGCACTGGCTGCGCACCATCGGCGAGCCGTTCCTGGGCCACGAGTGGTTCATCTGGATCGCCCGCGTCGCGCTGCTCGCCGCCGTCGTCGCCCACGGCGTGAGCGCGTACCAGCTCAGCCGCCTGGACCGGGCCGCCCGCCCCGTCCGGTACGCGCACACCCGCCGCCGCACCACCTACGCCACCCGCACCATGCGCTGGGGCGGGGTCATCCTGGCGCTGTTCATCGTCTGGCACATCCTGGACCTCACCACCGGCACGGTGAACCCGCACGGCGTGCACGGCGAGGCGTACGAGAACGTCGTCGCCACCTTCAGCACCTGGTACGGCAACGTCATCTACATCACCGCGCTGGTCGCCGTCGGGCTGCACATCCGGCACGGACTGTGGAGCGCCGTGCAGACCCTCGGCCTGAACAGCCGCACCCGCGACCGCGCGCTGCGCGCCACCGCCAACGGCCTCGCGCTCCTGCTGACCGCGGGCTTCGTGTCCGTACCCCTCGCCGTCATGACCGGAATCGTGAGCTGA
- a CDS encoding fumarate reductase/succinate dehydrogenase flavoprotein subunit, whose translation MPPYADYATAKTPLRDTAAPDGPIAERWDRRRFEAKLVNPANRRKHTVIVVGTGLAGGAAGATLAEAGYHVEQFCYQDSPRRAHSIAAQGGINAAKNYRNDGDSIHRLFYDTVKGGDFRARESNVHRLAQLSVEIIDQCVAQGVPFAREYGGLLDTRSFGGVQVSRTFYARGQTGQQLLLGAYQALSRQIDAGNVTLHARTEMLDLIVVDGRARGIVARDLLTGRIDTYVADAVVLASGGYGNVFYLSTNAKNSNATAIWRAHRRGAYFANPCFTQIHPTCIPRSGDHQSKLTLMSESLRNDGRIWVPARAGDARPAAEIPEAERDYYLERQYPSFGNLVPRDIASRAAKNVCDEGRGVGPGGQGVYLDFADAIARLGREAVEARYGNLFEMYERITAENPYEVPMRIYPAIHYTMGGLWVDYDLQTTIPGLFAIGEANFSDHGANRLGASALMQGLADGYFILPATLADYLGRNPGLEQVPQDHPAVTDAVFEVSDRLYRLVSNNGDRTPDSFHRELGELLWDHCGMARSAEGLREALARIPSLRAEFWQRIKVTGSGQDLNQSLEKANRIADYLELAELMCLDALHRGESCGGHFREESRTPDGEAERRDEEFTYAAAWEFRGTGSPPVLHREELTFEYVHPTQRSYA comes from the coding sequence CTGCCCCCGTACGCCGACTACGCCACGGCGAAGACCCCGCTGCGCGACACCGCCGCGCCCGACGGTCCGATCGCCGAACGCTGGGACCGCCGCCGCTTCGAGGCGAAACTCGTCAACCCCGCCAACCGCCGCAAACACACGGTGATCGTGGTCGGTACGGGTCTGGCGGGCGGCGCTGCCGGGGCCACCCTCGCCGAAGCCGGGTACCACGTCGAGCAGTTCTGCTACCAGGACTCGCCGCGCCGCGCCCACTCCATCGCCGCGCAGGGCGGCATCAACGCCGCCAAGAACTACCGCAACGACGGCGACTCCATCCACCGCCTCTTCTACGACACCGTCAAGGGCGGCGACTTCCGGGCCCGCGAGTCCAATGTGCACCGCCTCGCCCAGCTGTCGGTGGAGATCATCGACCAGTGCGTGGCGCAGGGCGTGCCGTTCGCCCGGGAGTACGGCGGGCTGCTGGACACCCGCTCGTTCGGCGGGGTCCAGGTCTCCCGTACGTTCTACGCCCGCGGCCAGACCGGACAGCAACTGCTGCTGGGCGCCTACCAGGCGCTGTCCCGGCAGATCGACGCGGGGAACGTCACCCTGCACGCCCGCACCGAGATGCTGGACCTGATCGTCGTCGACGGCAGGGCGCGCGGCATCGTGGCGCGCGATCTGCTCACCGGGCGCATCGACACCTATGTGGCGGATGCCGTCGTGCTGGCCTCCGGCGGCTACGGCAACGTCTTCTACCTCTCCACCAACGCCAAGAACTCCAACGCCACGGCGATCTGGCGGGCCCACCGGCGCGGCGCGTACTTCGCCAACCCGTGCTTCACCCAGATCCACCCCACCTGCATCCCGCGCTCGGGCGACCACCAGTCGAAGCTGACCCTGATGAGCGAGTCGCTGCGCAACGACGGCCGCATCTGGGTGCCGGCCCGCGCGGGCGATGCACGTCCGGCGGCCGAGATCCCGGAGGCGGAGCGGGACTACTACCTGGAACGCCAGTACCCCTCGTTCGGCAACCTGGTGCCGCGCGACATCGCCTCGCGGGCCGCGAAGAACGTCTGCGACGAGGGCCGCGGGGTGGGCCCCGGCGGACAGGGCGTGTACCTGGACTTCGCCGACGCCATCGCCCGGCTGGGCCGGGAAGCGGTCGAGGCGCGCTACGGCAACCTCTTCGAGATGTACGAGCGGATCACCGCCGAGAATCCGTACGAGGTGCCGATGCGCATCTATCCCGCGATCCACTACACCATGGGCGGGCTGTGGGTGGACTACGACCTCCAGACCACGATCCCGGGCCTGTTCGCCATCGGTGAGGCCAACTTCTCCGACCACGGCGCCAACCGGCTGGGCGCCTCCGCGCTGATGCAGGGCCTGGCCGACGGCTACTTCATCCTGCCCGCCACGCTCGCCGACTACCTGGGGCGCAACCCCGGTCTGGAGCAGGTGCCGCAGGACCACCCGGCCGTCACCGACGCGGTCTTCGAGGTCAGCGACCGGCTCTACCGGCTGGTCTCCAACAACGGTGACCGCACCCCCGACTCCTTCCACCGGGAGCTGGGCGAACTGCTGTGGGACCACTGCGGGATGGCCAGGTCGGCGGAGGGGCTGCGCGAAGCGCTGGCCCGTATCCCGTCGCTGCGGGCGGAGTTCTGGCAGCGGATCAAGGTGACCGGCTCCGGGCAGGACCTCAACCAGTCGCTGGAGAAGGCCAACCGCATCGCCGACTATCTGGAACTCGCCGAGCTGATGTGTCTGGACGCCCTGCACCGCGGCGAGTCCTGCGGCGGCCACTTCCGTGAGGAGAGCCGCACCCCGGACGGGGAGGCGGAGCGCAGGGACGAGGAGTTCACGTACGCGGCGGCCTGGGAGTTCCGGGGTACGGGCAGCCCGCCCGTACTGCATCGCGAGGAGCTGACCTTCGAGTACGTCCACCCCACCCAGCGGAGCTACGCGTGA